The following are encoded in a window of Amycolatopsis lexingtonensis genomic DNA:
- a CDS encoding histidine kinase produces the protein MRQSFVTTAAVAAVFFASGAWTPQQGWLAAGLSAVQLVPLLWSRRAPAAVLVLVTLATAGHLLLDHPRNTMYVPVLLALHSTPQRWLAASAALAVGAAVFPAKGPVDGTVLAVTICAVAWLLGAERRRALAERAERAARRLHDTLAQTTAVMLVQAETLRAVGDLTDADRERLDTLLAAGRGALTLVRRTLDDLRDDAERAPDFAEVLATLRTAGLVLDRDPVLPALPRPVRELAERFVAEVAVNALRHNGPGVRLRLDVEAGDPVKITARNALKGTPRPGGGYGLAGLAQQAGGALSFGPRDGEWVVSVELPATPSRSRTGSRAA, from the coding sequence ATGCGTCAGTCTTTCGTCACGACGGCGGCGGTCGCCGCGGTGTTCTTCGCCAGCGGGGCGTGGACGCCGCAGCAGGGGTGGCTCGCGGCCGGGCTCAGCGCGGTGCAGCTCGTCCCGCTGCTGTGGTCGCGCCGCGCGCCCGCGGCCGTGCTTGTGCTCGTCACCCTCGCCACGGCCGGGCACCTGCTGCTCGACCACCCGCGCAACACGATGTACGTGCCGGTGCTGCTCGCGCTCCACAGCACGCCCCAGCGGTGGCTCGCGGCGTCCGCGGCGCTCGCCGTCGGGGCCGCGGTGTTCCCGGCGAAGGGGCCGGTCGACGGCACGGTCCTCGCGGTGACGATCTGCGCCGTGGCGTGGCTGCTCGGCGCCGAACGCCGTCGTGCGCTGGCCGAGCGGGCCGAGCGTGCGGCCCGGCGGCTGCACGACACCCTCGCCCAGACCACGGCCGTCATGCTGGTGCAGGCGGAGACCCTGCGCGCGGTCGGCGACCTCACCGACGCCGACCGCGAGCGCCTCGACACCCTCCTGGCCGCCGGGCGCGGCGCGCTCACGCTGGTCCGCCGCACGCTCGACGACCTGCGCGACGACGCCGAACGAGCGCCCGACTTCGCCGAGGTGCTGGCCACGCTGCGCACCGCGGGGCTGGTCCTCGACCGCGACCCGGTACTGCCCGCGCTGCCGCGCCCGGTGCGTGAGCTGGCCGAGCGGTTCGTCGCGGAGGTCGCGGTGAACGCGTTGCGGCACAACGGTCCCGGCGTCCGGCTGCGGCTGGACGTCGAAGCGGGCGACCCGGTGAAGATCACCGCGCGCAACGCGCTCAAGGGAACACCGCGCCCGGGCGGCGGGTACGGGCTGGCCGGCCTCGCGCAACAGGCCGGCGGCGCGTTGTCCTTCGGCCCGCGCGACGGCGAGTGGGTCGTCAGCGTCGAGCTGCCAGCAACTCCGTCACGGTCACGAACCGGTAGCCGCGCTGCTTGA
- a CDS encoding siderophore-interacting protein has protein sequence MIPKVRRPKTRRMLTLEVRANTAPSPSFRTITLGGPDLADLEPAGHDQAVRLFFPRAGQDRLRMPTPDNEGWMAEVLMLPKSRRPWVRNYTIRRARPGEIDIEFALHDGDAPAASWARRARPGDPAGVFDLGVSYLPPPGVPWQLLAGDESAVPAILAILDHAPAGLVAEVFLEVPSAADVREVEVPAGVRVRWLPRARAEDRPGELALSALVAADLPPGPAYAWVAGEAALATGARRHLVRERGWAKGDIAFLGYWRQGRAAPG, from the coding sequence ATGATCCCCAAGGTGCGCCGCCCGAAGACGCGGCGGATGCTCACCCTCGAAGTCCGCGCGAACACGGCGCCGAGCCCGTCGTTCCGCACGATCACCCTCGGCGGCCCGGACCTCGCCGACCTCGAACCGGCGGGCCACGACCAGGCCGTGCGGCTGTTCTTCCCGCGCGCGGGCCAGGACCGGCTGCGGATGCCGACGCCGGACAACGAGGGCTGGATGGCCGAGGTGCTGATGCTGCCGAAGAGCCGCCGCCCCTGGGTCCGCAACTACACGATCCGCCGAGCCCGTCCCGGCGAGATCGACATCGAGTTCGCGTTGCACGACGGCGACGCCCCGGCGGCTTCCTGGGCCCGGCGGGCGCGCCCGGGCGATCCGGCCGGGGTGTTCGACCTCGGTGTCAGTTACCTGCCGCCGCCCGGGGTTCCGTGGCAGCTGCTGGCCGGGGACGAGAGCGCGGTGCCCGCGATCCTGGCGATCCTCGACCACGCGCCTGCCGGGCTGGTGGCGGAGGTGTTCCTGGAGGTGCCTTCGGCGGCCGATGTCCGGGAGGTCGAGGTGCCTGCGGGGGTGCGTGTGCGGTGGCTGCCCCGGGCGCGGGCGGAGGACCGGCCGGGCGAGCTGGCTCTGTCGGCGCTCGTGGCTGCGGACCTTCCGCCCGGACCGGCTTATGCGTGGGTGGCCGGGGAGGCGGCGCTGGCCACCGGGGCGCGCCGTCACCTGGTGCGGGAGCGGGGCTGGGCGAAGGGGGACATCGCGTTCCTGGGCTACTGGCGACAGGGGCGGGCCGCGCCGGGGTGA
- a CDS encoding LuxR C-terminal-related transcriptional regulator codes for MIRVQVVDDHALVREGIALILGAQPDLDVVAQYGSGPELLASAVEADVVLLDLYLPGMDGLEVLRRLPATAPRVLMLTTVGRPREIREALNAGAAGFVLKDSSGDELAAAVRAAHHGVAALSPAVASALSAGGALTPRERDVLALLGEGLSNRDIAARLRLAERTVKVHVGNVLAKLGVTSRTQAALLARDR; via the coding sequence ATGATCCGGGTCCAGGTCGTCGACGACCACGCGCTCGTGCGCGAGGGCATCGCGCTGATCCTCGGCGCGCAACCGGATCTCGACGTCGTCGCGCAGTACGGGAGCGGCCCGGAGCTGCTCGCCTCCGCCGTCGAGGCCGACGTCGTGCTGCTCGATCTGTACCTGCCCGGCATGGACGGCCTCGAAGTCCTGCGCCGGCTCCCGGCCACGGCACCGCGGGTGCTGATGCTGACCACGGTCGGGCGGCCCCGCGAAATCCGGGAAGCGCTCAACGCGGGCGCGGCCGGGTTCGTGCTCAAGGACTCCTCCGGCGACGAGCTGGCGGCCGCCGTCCGGGCCGCCCACCACGGCGTGGCCGCGCTGAGCCCGGCGGTGGCGTCGGCGCTGAGCGCGGGCGGTGCGCTGACCCCGCGCGAGCGGGACGTGCTGGCGCTGCTCGGCGAAGGACTGTCCAATCGGGACATCGCGGCCCGGCTGCGGCTCGCCGAGCGGACGGTGAAGGTGCACGTCGGCAACGTGCTGGCCAAGCTGGGCGTCACGAGCCGCACCCAGGCGGCGCTGCTGGCGAGGGACCGGTGA
- a CDS encoding TetR family transcriptional regulator, whose product MSSAERRIQPRKQPRQVRAELTRERILTAAAHVFGEFGYAAGTTNRIAEHAGISIGSLYQYFPNKDAILAELLVRHLDKGTAATERIQHGELPASIEEIFRVFVRGAIETHLGDPQLLRLLIEQAPRSKELLDKVERLKQSLVSYVQELFDHHPEVRVADTETAARLCVTTTELVVHQLVADREPVDAGKLENEMVAMLTRYVTG is encoded by the coding sequence GTGAGTTCGGCCGAGCGCCGCATCCAGCCACGTAAACAGCCGCGTCAGGTCCGCGCCGAGCTGACCCGGGAGCGGATCCTGACCGCGGCTGCTCACGTTTTCGGCGAGTTCGGCTACGCCGCGGGCACCACGAACCGCATCGCCGAGCACGCCGGCATCTCCATCGGCTCGCTGTACCAGTACTTCCCGAACAAGGACGCGATCCTGGCCGAGCTGCTGGTCCGCCACCTCGATAAAGGCACCGCCGCCACGGAACGGATCCAGCACGGGGAACTGCCCGCCTCGATCGAGGAGATCTTCCGCGTGTTCGTCCGCGGCGCGATCGAAACCCACCTCGGCGACCCGCAGCTGCTGCGCCTGCTCATCGAACAGGCGCCGCGGTCGAAGGAGCTGCTCGACAAGGTCGAGCGGCTGAAGCAGTCCCTGGTCTCCTACGTCCAGGAGCTGTTCGACCACCACCCCGAGGTCCGGGTCGCCGACACCGAGACGGCGGCCCGGCTCTGCGTCACCACGACCGAGCTCGTCGTCCACCAGCTCGTGGCCGACCGCGAGCCGGTGGACGCCGGGAAGCTGGAGAACGAGATGGTCGCGATGCTGACCCGGTACGTCACGGGGTGA
- a CDS encoding TetR/AcrR family transcriptional regulator, which translates to MAEPRRRGAARTAELLDVTLELAAEAGYAGLSIEAVARRAGVGKHTIYRRWPSMAALLLDALARVWTTDLDYHDTGDVRADLREQFLRSAPALAAPPIGPVYRAVIAEAQADETLRATLHERFLRTVEESTLARITRAQEAGELVDGVDLAFPAEVLCGTLYYRYLLSTRVADEQTVDALLDMFMAAYAR; encoded by the coding sequence ATGGCCGAACCGCGACGCCGGGGCGCCGCCCGGACCGCCGAACTCCTCGACGTGACCCTCGAACTCGCCGCCGAGGCCGGCTACGCGGGCTTGAGCATCGAGGCGGTCGCCCGCCGGGCCGGGGTCGGGAAGCACACCATCTACCGGCGCTGGCCGTCCATGGCGGCGCTGCTGCTGGACGCGCTCGCCCGGGTCTGGACCACCGACCTGGACTACCACGACACCGGCGACGTCCGGGCCGACCTGCGCGAGCAGTTCCTGCGTTCGGCACCCGCGCTGGCCGCACCGCCGATCGGACCGGTGTACCGCGCGGTGATCGCCGAGGCACAGGCCGACGAAACGCTGCGGGCCACGCTGCACGAGCGGTTCTTGCGCACGGTCGAGGAAAGCACGCTGGCCCGGATCACCCGGGCGCAGGAAGCGGGGGAGCTCGTCGACGGCGTCGACCTGGCGTTCCCCGCGGAAGTCCTCTGCGGCACGCTCTACTACCGCTACCTGCTCTCCACCCGCGTCGCCGACGAGCAGACCGTCGACGCCCTGCTGGACATGTTCATGGCCGCGTACGCGCGTTAG
- a CDS encoding MSMEG_1061 family FMN-dependent PPOX-type flavoprotein translates to MTSKNTLSRVTMAEVRARLGEPEAMIEAKIGDRIDRHARRFIAHSPFLTLATADAAGRADCSPRGDYPGFVKVLDERTLAMPDRTGNKIADSFRNIAENDGVGLLFFVPGTRETLRVNGRAYVTDEPDVLARMRTEAKEPMLAIIIEVEQVYFHCGRALIRSRLWDPASQALAAELPSAGEVAAEAMGADPELLEQLLEEGYRKLY, encoded by the coding sequence ATGACCAGCAAAAACACGCTGAGCCGAGTCACCATGGCCGAGGTGCGCGCCCGGCTGGGCGAGCCCGAAGCGATGATCGAAGCCAAGATCGGCGACCGCATCGACCGGCACGCCCGCCGCTTCATCGCCCATTCGCCGTTCCTGACGCTGGCCACCGCCGACGCCGCGGGCCGCGCCGACTGCTCGCCCCGGGGCGACTACCCCGGGTTCGTGAAGGTCCTCGACGAACGCACCCTCGCCATGCCCGACCGCACCGGCAACAAGATCGCGGACTCCTTCCGCAACATCGCCGAGAACGACGGCGTCGGCCTGCTGTTCTTCGTCCCCGGCACGCGGGAAACCCTGCGTGTCAACGGCCGCGCGTACGTCACCGACGAGCCCGACGTCCTGGCCCGCATGCGCACTGAAGCGAAGGAGCCGATGCTCGCCATCATCATCGAGGTCGAGCAGGTGTACTTCCACTGCGGCCGCGCGCTGATCCGCTCGCGGCTGTGGGATCCGGCGAGCCAGGCGCTGGCGGCGGAGCTGCCGTCGGCGGGCGAGGTCGCCGCCGAGGCGATGGGTGCCGATCCCGAACTCCTCGAGCAGCTGCTCGAAGAGGGCTACCGGAAGCTGTACTGA
- a CDS encoding right-handed parallel beta-helix repeat-containing protein, giving the protein MSKKLLSLGVFAALAATAFTATDAAAAPKTYYVDQAAGSDTAAGTSQSAPWKSLAKVAATTLAPGDTVLLRRGRTWSGGLAVRGSGSAAAPVTIGAYGTGARPIVQGNEEACVDLPGSYLTVQDLQVGVAADAGRCSWAGVEVGGDHDKVLSNYITGAGAGVYIAPSADGTEVTQNDLVDNNHMTVVTPGGSDDSGAFAILVQGNGSDIGWNRISGSIAVSDDFGGLDGAAVEIFYGSGNVIHHNISEDNESFTELGTDAGDPDGVSRDNVYEYNAVFGAKTRGGIVTRGADDQNGPVTGTVFRNNSVRLSNAESEGFVCYGGCTNQTLKLTQNVVQAAMKVGYADTGWTATDHNVFYGGQRQFTPGTTDKVADPKFTSATNLILQPTSPAIGLGTTKYADVDVDGNAIGTRIDAGAYQFTP; this is encoded by the coding sequence ATGTCGAAGAAGCTGCTTTCGCTGGGCGTGTTCGCCGCACTCGCGGCCACCGCCTTCACCGCCACCGACGCGGCCGCCGCGCCGAAGACCTACTACGTCGACCAGGCCGCCGGCAGTGACACCGCGGCCGGGACGTCGCAGTCGGCGCCGTGGAAGTCCCTCGCCAAGGTCGCCGCGACCACCCTGGCCCCCGGGGACACCGTGCTGCTGCGCCGCGGCCGGACCTGGAGCGGCGGGCTCGCCGTCCGCGGCTCCGGCAGCGCGGCCGCGCCGGTGACCATCGGCGCCTACGGCACCGGCGCGCGCCCGATCGTCCAGGGGAACGAAGAAGCCTGCGTCGACCTGCCGGGGAGCTACCTCACGGTGCAGGACCTGCAGGTCGGCGTCGCGGCGGACGCCGGGCGCTGCTCCTGGGCGGGCGTCGAAGTCGGCGGGGACCACGACAAGGTGCTCTCGAACTACATCACCGGCGCCGGCGCGGGCGTCTACATCGCCCCCAGCGCCGACGGCACCGAAGTCACGCAGAACGACCTCGTCGACAACAACCACATGACCGTCGTGACGCCGGGCGGCAGCGACGACTCGGGCGCGTTCGCGATCCTGGTGCAGGGCAACGGATCCGACATCGGCTGGAACCGGATCAGCGGCTCGATCGCGGTGAGCGACGACTTCGGCGGCCTCGACGGCGCCGCGGTCGAGATCTTCTACGGCTCCGGCAACGTCATCCACCACAACATCTCCGAGGACAACGAGTCCTTCACCGAGCTCGGCACCGACGCCGGCGACCCGGACGGCGTGTCCCGCGACAACGTCTACGAATACAACGCCGTCTTCGGCGCCAAGACCCGCGGCGGCATCGTGACGCGCGGCGCCGACGACCAGAACGGCCCGGTGACCGGCACCGTCTTCCGCAACAACTCGGTCCGGCTGAGCAACGCCGAATCCGAGGGTTTCGTCTGCTACGGCGGCTGCACGAACCAGACCCTGAAGCTCACCCAGAACGTCGTCCAGGCCGCCATGAAGGTCGGGTACGCCGACACCGGCTGGACCGCCACCGACCACAACGTCTTCTACGGCGGCCAGCGGCAGTTCACACCGGGCACCACGGACAAGGTCGCCGACCCGAAGTTCACCTCGGCCACTAACCTGATCCTGCAGCCGACGAGCCCGGCGATCGGCCTCGGCACGACGAAGTACGCGGACGTCGACGTCGACGGAAACGCGATCGGCACGCGGATCGACGCGGGCGCCTACCAGTTCACCCCGTGA
- a CDS encoding PDR/VanB family oxidoreductase yields MQKTILDRVERVADDVVSLVLRGDEGPLEAWEPGAHIDLALPNWLTRQYSLCGDPADLSAYRIAVRHDPLSRGGSEYVHLFLQPGRTLEVSAPRNHFPLVPAPEYLFLAGGIGITPILPMLRAAGPAATLVYAGRSPSTMPFAADLRAEFGDRVRLFGHGRPDLAALAAEFPAAEVYCCGPASMVDAAEALFPRVHTERFQPTRREFGPDTPFEVECARSGGTIRVPADESLLDALNHAGRPVPSGCREGVCGSCELSVLDGEPEHRDDIGAPEGRMYACVSRARSPRLVLDV; encoded by the coding sequence ATGCAGAAAACGATCCTCGACCGCGTCGAGCGCGTCGCCGACGACGTCGTTTCCCTCGTCCTGCGCGGCGACGAAGGGCCGCTCGAAGCGTGGGAACCGGGCGCGCACATCGACCTCGCGCTGCCGAACTGGCTGACCCGGCAGTATTCCCTGTGCGGGGACCCGGCCGACCTCTCGGCGTACCGGATCGCGGTCCGGCACGACCCGCTCAGCCGCGGTGGCTCGGAGTACGTCCACCTGTTCCTGCAACCGGGCCGGACGCTCGAAGTTTCCGCGCCGCGCAACCACTTCCCGCTCGTGCCGGCGCCGGAATACCTGTTCCTGGCGGGCGGCATCGGGATCACGCCGATCCTGCCGATGCTGCGCGCCGCCGGGCCCGCGGCGACGCTGGTGTACGCCGGTCGTTCGCCCAGCACGATGCCGTTCGCGGCGGACCTCCGCGCCGAGTTCGGCGACCGCGTGCGGCTGTTCGGCCACGGCCGCCCGGACCTCGCGGCACTGGCGGCGGAGTTCCCGGCGGCGGAGGTCTACTGCTGCGGCCCGGCGTCCATGGTGGACGCGGCCGAAGCGCTGTTCCCGCGCGTGCACACCGAACGCTTCCAGCCCACGCGGCGGGAGTTCGGGCCCGATACGCCGTTCGAAGTGGAGTGCGCGCGGTCCGGCGGCACGATCCGCGTCCCCGCCGACGAATCCCTGCTCGACGCGCTGAACCACGCCGGCCGTCCGGTGCCGTCGGGCTGCCGCGAAGGGGTTTGCGGCAGCTGCGAGCTTTCCGTGCTGGACGGCGAACCCGAGCACCGCGACGACATCGGCGCACCCGAGGGCCGGATGTACGCCTGCGTGTCACGGGCGCGCTCGCCCCGGCTCGTGCTGGACGTCTGA
- a CDS encoding iron chaperone has protein sequence MTTFTAEERAAMKEHAKELKTAARRASQADKAAQAERDVLAKIAEMAPADRILAERVHAVVTANAPVLEPKLWYGMPSYARDGKIVCFFQSAEKFKARYATLGFSDQANLDDGEMWAAGFALTAVTPAVEQRIAELVTRAVA, from the coding sequence ATGACCACGTTCACGGCCGAAGAGCGCGCCGCGATGAAGGAGCACGCCAAAGAGCTCAAGACCGCGGCGCGCCGCGCGTCGCAGGCGGACAAAGCGGCGCAGGCGGAACGGGACGTGCTCGCGAAGATCGCGGAAATGGCGCCGGCGGACCGGATCCTGGCCGAGCGCGTCCACGCCGTCGTCACGGCGAACGCGCCGGTGCTCGAGCCGAAGCTGTGGTACGGCATGCCGTCCTACGCGCGCGACGGCAAGATCGTCTGCTTCTTCCAGAGCGCGGAGAAGTTCAAAGCCCGCTACGCGACGCTCGGCTTCAGCGACCAGGCGAACCTCGACGACGGCGAGATGTGGGCGGCGGGCTTCGCGCTCACCGCGGTGACCCCGGCGGTGGAGCAGAGAATCGCCGAGCTGGTGACGCGCGCGGTGGCCTGA
- a CDS encoding helix-turn-helix domain-containing protein, whose protein sequence is MGELGLADTNGILALPWVRPDRTSAGLGWDRVYVSRQRERPYRAEFGAARSHQLILHLDGPVTVRRGVGTAREQSKRMPVGGLFLQPSHAELSVELGGELDTVHVYLADDAVQEAAGENAPVRLAEELGSTDPLLEQLVLSLDGVVRDWEPSARTYADQLGALVAAQLVRRHGAGTVPEAVGRGLSDRQFATVRDFMADRLAEPVPLAELAALAGLSVSQFSRRFKARTGLPPHRFLLRLRVEQAGLLLRTGDAPIAEIAVRCGFSHQEHLTRVLRAQLGTTPAALRRAG, encoded by the coding sequence GTGGGCGAACTCGGGCTGGCCGACACCAACGGCATCCTCGCCCTGCCCTGGGTGCGCCCGGACCGGACCAGCGCGGGCCTCGGCTGGGACCGCGTCTACGTCTCCCGGCAGCGCGAACGCCCCTACCGCGCCGAGTTCGGGGCCGCGCGCAGCCACCAGCTGATCCTGCACCTCGACGGCCCGGTGACCGTACGCCGCGGCGTCGGGACCGCGCGCGAGCAGAGCAAGCGGATGCCCGTCGGCGGGCTCTTCCTGCAGCCCTCGCACGCGGAGCTGTCCGTCGAGCTGGGCGGCGAGCTCGACACCGTGCACGTCTACCTCGCCGACGACGCCGTGCAGGAAGCCGCCGGGGAGAACGCGCCGGTCCGGCTCGCCGAGGAGCTGGGCAGCACCGATCCCCTGCTCGAACAGCTCGTGCTGAGCCTCGACGGCGTCGTTCGCGACTGGGAACCCAGCGCCCGCACCTACGCCGACCAGCTGGGGGCGCTCGTCGCGGCCCAGCTCGTCCGCCGCCACGGTGCCGGGACCGTGCCGGAAGCCGTCGGCCGCGGGCTCTCGGACCGGCAGTTCGCGACGGTCCGGGACTTCATGGCGGACCGGCTGGCCGAGCCGGTCCCGCTGGCCGAGCTGGCGGCGCTCGCGGGGTTGAGCGTCAGCCAGTTCTCCCGCCGCTTCAAGGCCCGCACCGGCCTGCCCCCGCACCGCTTCCTGCTGCGGCTGCGCGTGGAACAGGCGGGGTTGCTGCTGCGTACCGGCGACGCCCCGATCGCGGAGATCGCCGTCCGCTGCGGGTTCTCGCACCAGGAACACCTGACGCGGGTCCTGCGTGCCCAGCTCGGCACGACCCCAGCCGCCCTGCGCCGGGCGGGCTGA
- a CDS encoding polysaccharide deacetylase family protein translates to MILRSRRARKWAVVVASALVLVVAAAVTLFEVSKSRTFQFFGTLVNRVETTEKIVALTFDDGPDPAGTQAILDTLREREVPATFFLIGRDIAAHPELAHAIAAAGHEIGNHSFSHERMIGVTPAWVADEVEATDALIRTTGYTGEILFRPPNGKKLFALPHYLAEHDRTTVTWDVEPDSDGTPDAATVERTTVDQVRPGSIVLLHAMYAARGQTRQAIGPILDRLKQRGYRFVTVTELLAARR, encoded by the coding sequence ATGATCTTGAGATCCCGCCGCGCGCGGAAGTGGGCCGTCGTCGTCGCGAGCGCGCTGGTGCTCGTCGTCGCCGCCGCGGTCACGCTGTTCGAGGTGTCGAAGTCGCGGACCTTCCAGTTCTTCGGCACTCTCGTGAACCGCGTCGAAACCACCGAGAAGATCGTCGCGCTCACCTTCGACGACGGGCCCGATCCCGCCGGTACCCAGGCGATCCTCGACACGCTTCGCGAGCGCGAGGTCCCGGCCACCTTCTTCCTCATCGGCCGCGACATCGCCGCCCACCCGGAACTCGCGCACGCCATCGCCGCGGCCGGTCACGAGATCGGCAACCACAGCTTCAGCCACGAACGCATGATCGGCGTGACACCGGCCTGGGTCGCCGACGAGGTCGAAGCCACCGACGCCCTCATCCGCACCACCGGCTACACGGGCGAAATCCTCTTCCGGCCGCCGAACGGCAAGAAGCTCTTCGCCCTCCCCCACTACCTCGCCGAGCACGACCGGACGACCGTCACCTGGGACGTCGAACCGGATTCCGACGGGACGCCGGACGCCGCGACCGTCGAGCGGACGACCGTCGACCAGGTCCGGCCCGGGTCGATCGTGCTGCTGCACGCCATGTACGCCGCGCGCGGGCAGACCCGGCAGGCGATCGGGCCGATCCTCGACCGGCTCAAGCAGCGCGGCTACCGGTTCGTGACCGTGACGGAGTTGCTGGCAGCTCGACGCTGA
- a CDS encoding NAD-dependent epimerase/dehydratase family protein produces the protein MTDQRVLITGSAGVVGTLMRPRLKREGRVLRLLDVAPQTASDASEEIVTASVTDAAAMASACEGVDALIHLGGHSRENSWEATLDVNINGTHTVLEAARSAGISRVILASSNHAVGFRRNDEDLPADSSPRPDTYYGVSKAAIEALGSLYHSRFGMDVIVIRIGSCFETPLPLGPRGLTTWLSPDDGARLFEACLAAPSPGYRLIWGVSDNTRRIYSLAEAEALGYKSLDDAEVYADQLASRPAPTGAAAEYVGGPFCTAPLGVFNPL, from the coding sequence ATGACGGACCAGCGTGTGCTCATCACCGGGTCGGCGGGTGTCGTCGGCACCCTGATGCGCCCCCGCTTGAAGCGCGAAGGCCGGGTGCTGCGCCTGCTCGACGTCGCCCCGCAGACGGCGTCGGACGCCTCCGAGGAGATCGTGACGGCCTCGGTGACCGACGCGGCGGCGATGGCTTCGGCGTGCGAAGGCGTCGACGCGCTTATCCACCTGGGCGGGCACAGCCGCGAGAACTCGTGGGAAGCGACGCTCGACGTCAACATCAACGGCACGCACACGGTGCTGGAGGCGGCGCGGTCCGCCGGGATCAGCCGCGTCATCCTGGCGTCGAGCAACCACGCGGTCGGCTTCCGCCGCAACGACGAGGACCTCCCGGCGGACTCGTCCCCGCGCCCGGACACGTACTACGGCGTCTCCAAGGCGGCGATCGAAGCGCTGGGCAGCCTGTACCACTCGCGCTTCGGCATGGACGTCATCGTGATCCGGATCGGCTCGTGCTTCGAGACGCCGTTGCCGCTGGGCCCGCGCGGCCTGACGACGTGGCTGTCCCCGGATGACGGGGCCCGGCTGTTCGAGGCCTGCCTGGCGGCGCCGTCGCCCGGGTACCGGCTGATCTGGGGCGTCTCGGACAACACGCGCCGGATCTACTCGCTGGCCGAGGCGGAGGCGCTGGGCTACAAGTCGCTGGACGACGCCGAGGTGTACGCGGACCAGCTCGCCTCCCGCCCCGCCCCGACGGGTGCGGCGGCGGAGTACGTCGGCGGCCCGTTCTGCACCGCTCCCCTGGGCGTCTTCAACCCGCTCTGA
- a CDS encoding IclR family transcriptional regulator, protein MPQKVDTAEGAPAESSGVKSARRAVDLIETFAANDVWLSLSDLHARTGFPRSSLHGLLRTLLEAGWLEADTNTARYRLGVRALICGTAYLDRDAVVPFATEALERIREKTGFTAHFARRNGTEVVYLETRESQRSTHLVSRVGRTLPTHATALGKALLAELTHDEIEALMPASLAALTPNTITTLEGLHAECAATRERGYAAEVEEGTLGVRCVAAVIPYRIPGTDAISCSMPISQVTDADARRVGELLAETTAELGQQLRRAGIR, encoded by the coding sequence ATGCCGCAGAAGGTGGACACGGCCGAGGGTGCTCCCGCCGAATCGTCGGGGGTGAAGTCCGCGCGCCGGGCCGTCGACCTCATCGAGACGTTCGCGGCGAACGACGTCTGGCTGTCGCTGTCCGACCTGCACGCGCGCACGGGCTTTCCGCGCTCGTCGCTGCACGGGCTGCTGCGGACGCTGCTGGAAGCGGGCTGGCTGGAAGCGGACACCAACACCGCGCGCTACCGCCTCGGCGTCCGCGCGCTGATCTGCGGCACGGCGTACCTCGACCGCGACGCCGTCGTCCCGTTCGCCACCGAAGCCCTGGAGCGCATCCGCGAGAAGACCGGCTTCACCGCACACTTCGCGCGCCGCAACGGCACCGAGGTCGTCTACCTGGAGACGCGCGAATCGCAGCGCTCCACGCACCTCGTCTCCCGCGTCGGGCGCACGCTGCCCACGCACGCGACCGCGCTGGGCAAGGCGCTGCTGGCCGAGCTGACGCACGACGAGATCGAGGCGCTGATGCCGGCGTCGCTGGCCGCGCTGACCCCGAACACCATCACCACGCTCGAAGGCCTGCACGCCGAGTGCGCCGCGACGCGCGAGCGCGGGTACGCCGCCGAGGTCGAGGAGGGCACGCTGGGCGTCCGCTGCGTCGCCGCGGTGATCCCGTACCGGATCCCGGGCACGGACGCGATCAGCTGCTCGATGCCGATCTCCCAGGTGACCGACGCCGACGCGCGGCGCGTCGGCGAGCTGCTCGCCGAAACCACCGCCGAGCTCGGGCAGCAGCTGCGCCGGGCCGGAATTCGCTGA